The Rhineura floridana isolate rRhiFlo1 chromosome 8, rRhiFlo1.hap2, whole genome shotgun sequence genome includes a region encoding these proteins:
- the TMCC3 gene encoding transmembrane and coiled-coil domain protein 3 isoform X1, with protein MPGSDTALAVDRTYSDPERHRRFKTRALDWEQQQLKPDFPVCEFSFTTIGQETNHHANNKVERHDMNTLSLPLNIRRGGSDTNLNFDVPDGGFEFHKVKLNVDSLKQKILKVTEQIKIEQTARDGNVAEYLKLVNSADKQQAGRIKQVFEKKNQKSAHSIAQLQKKLEQYHKKLKEIEQNGSSKSTKDTSKDSLKEIQHSLKDTHGKSRTTGQSNDSSKTGVPGVSLTPPVFVFSKSREFANLIRNKFGSADNIAHLKSSLDDFRPETTSRAYGGSATIVAKPKYTSDDECSSATSGSADSNGNQSFGHGGTNPLDSHGKLSILLEELREIKEAQSQLADDIENLKVQFKREYGFISQTLQEERYRYERLEDQLNDLTDLHQHETANLKQELASIEEKVAYQAYERSRDVQEALESCQTRVSKLELHQQEQQALQSETVNAKVLLGKCINVVLAFMTVILVCVSTIAKFIAPMMRSRFHIICTFFAVTLLAIVCKNWDHIICAIEKLIIPR; from the exons gcactagactgggaacaacagcaattgaagccagacttcccagtatgtgaattctcttttaccactattgggcaggaaacaaaccatcatgcaaataacaag gTTGAAAGACATGACATGAATACTCTCAGTTTGCCTCTCAATATTCGCCGGGGAGGTTCGGACACCAACCTCAACTTTGATGTACCTGATGGTGGGTTTGAGTTTCACAAAGTAAAACTCAATGTTGACAGTTTAAAGCAAAAGATTCTGAAAGTTACAGAGCAAATCAAAATAGAACAAACAGCTCGGGATGGGAATGTGGCAGAGTATTTGAAGCTGGTGAACAGTGCAGACAAACAACAAGCTGGACGAATTAAACAAGTCTTTGAAAAGAAGAaccaaaagtctgctcattcCATAGCCCAGCTGCAGAAGAAATTGGAACAGTATCACAAAAAGCTCAAGGAAATAGAACAAAATGGTTCCTCCAAAAGTACCAAGGATACTTCCAAAGACAGCCTGAAGGAAATCCAACACTCCTTAAAGGATACCCATGGGAAATCTCGTACCACTGGCCAAAGCAATGACAGCAGCAAAACAGGTGTTCCAGGTGTCTCCTTGACACCACCAGTGTTTGTTTTCAGTAAATCCAGAGAGTTTGCAAACCTGATCCGGAATAAGTTTGGTAGTGCTGACAATATCGCTCACCTAAAGAGCAGCTTAGATGACTTCAGGCCAGAAACTACTTCTAGGGCCTACGGTGGCAGTGCTACCATTGTGGCCAAGCCAAAATACACCAGTGATGATGAGTGCTCAAGTGCAACATCTGGCTCTGCAGACAGTAATGGAAACCAGTCCTTTGGCCATGGTGGGACAAATCCTCTAGACAGCCATGGAAAGCTTTCTATTCTCTTGGAGGAACTGCGGGAAATAAAGGAAGCACAATCCCAATTAGCAGATGACATTGAAAATTTGAAAGTACAGTTCAAAAGAGAGTATGGTTTCATTTCTCAAACACTGCAGGAGGAACGATACAG gtaTGAGCGATTAGAAGACCAGCTGAATGATCTAACAGACCTCCATCAGCATGAGACAGCCAACTTGAAACAAGAACTAGCTAGTATTGAAGAAAAGGTGGCATATCAGGCCTATGAAAGGTCACGAGATGTTCAG GAAGCTTTGGAATCTTGCCAAACACGGGTCTCTAAGCTGGAGCTCCACCAGCAAGAACAGCAAGCTCTGCAGTCAGAAACTGTTAATGCCAAAGTCCTACTGGGGAAATGTATAAATGTAGTCTTGGCCTTCATGACCGTAATCCTAGTGTGCGTCTCTACCATAGCAAAGTTTATAGCTCCTATGATGAGAAGCCGTTTCCATATTATTTGCACCTTTTTTGCAGTAACTCTTCTTGCAATTGTATGCAAAAACTGGGATCACATTATCTGTGCCATAGAAAAGTTGATCATACCACGATGA
- the TMCC3 gene encoding transmembrane and coiled-coil domain protein 3 isoform X2 — MLRKVERHDMNTLSLPLNIRRGGSDTNLNFDVPDGGFEFHKVKLNVDSLKQKILKVTEQIKIEQTARDGNVAEYLKLVNSADKQQAGRIKQVFEKKNQKSAHSIAQLQKKLEQYHKKLKEIEQNGSSKSTKDTSKDSLKEIQHSLKDTHGKSRTTGQSNDSSKTGVPGVSLTPPVFVFSKSREFANLIRNKFGSADNIAHLKSSLDDFRPETTSRAYGGSATIVAKPKYTSDDECSSATSGSADSNGNQSFGHGGTNPLDSHGKLSILLEELREIKEAQSQLADDIENLKVQFKREYGFISQTLQEERYRYERLEDQLNDLTDLHQHETANLKQELASIEEKVAYQAYERSRDVQEALESCQTRVSKLELHQQEQQALQSETVNAKVLLGKCINVVLAFMTVILVCVSTIAKFIAPMMRSRFHIICTFFAVTLLAIVCKNWDHIICAIEKLIIPR; from the exons gTTGAAAGACATGACATGAATACTCTCAGTTTGCCTCTCAATATTCGCCGGGGAGGTTCGGACACCAACCTCAACTTTGATGTACCTGATGGTGGGTTTGAGTTTCACAAAGTAAAACTCAATGTTGACAGTTTAAAGCAAAAGATTCTGAAAGTTACAGAGCAAATCAAAATAGAACAAACAGCTCGGGATGGGAATGTGGCAGAGTATTTGAAGCTGGTGAACAGTGCAGACAAACAACAAGCTGGACGAATTAAACAAGTCTTTGAAAAGAAGAaccaaaagtctgctcattcCATAGCCCAGCTGCAGAAGAAATTGGAACAGTATCACAAAAAGCTCAAGGAAATAGAACAAAATGGTTCCTCCAAAAGTACCAAGGATACTTCCAAAGACAGCCTGAAGGAAATCCAACACTCCTTAAAGGATACCCATGGGAAATCTCGTACCACTGGCCAAAGCAATGACAGCAGCAAAACAGGTGTTCCAGGTGTCTCCTTGACACCACCAGTGTTTGTTTTCAGTAAATCCAGAGAGTTTGCAAACCTGATCCGGAATAAGTTTGGTAGTGCTGACAATATCGCTCACCTAAAGAGCAGCTTAGATGACTTCAGGCCAGAAACTACTTCTAGGGCCTACGGTGGCAGTGCTACCATTGTGGCCAAGCCAAAATACACCAGTGATGATGAGTGCTCAAGTGCAACATCTGGCTCTGCAGACAGTAATGGAAACCAGTCCTTTGGCCATGGTGGGACAAATCCTCTAGACAGCCATGGAAAGCTTTCTATTCTCTTGGAGGAACTGCGGGAAATAAAGGAAGCACAATCCCAATTAGCAGATGACATTGAAAATTTGAAAGTACAGTTCAAAAGAGAGTATGGTTTCATTTCTCAAACACTGCAGGAGGAACGATACAG gtaTGAGCGATTAGAAGACCAGCTGAATGATCTAACAGACCTCCATCAGCATGAGACAGCCAACTTGAAACAAGAACTAGCTAGTATTGAAGAAAAGGTGGCATATCAGGCCTATGAAAGGTCACGAGATGTTCAG GAAGCTTTGGAATCTTGCCAAACACGGGTCTCTAAGCTGGAGCTCCACCAGCAAGAACAGCAAGCTCTGCAGTCAGAAACTGTTAATGCCAAAGTCCTACTGGGGAAATGTATAAATGTAGTCTTGGCCTTCATGACCGTAATCCTAGTGTGCGTCTCTACCATAGCAAAGTTTATAGCTCCTATGATGAGAAGCCGTTTCCATATTATTTGCACCTTTTTTGCAGTAACTCTTCTTGCAATTGTATGCAAAAACTGGGATCACATTATCTGTGCCATAGAAAAGTTGATCATACCACGATGA
- the TMCC3 gene encoding transmembrane and coiled-coil domain protein 3 isoform X3, whose protein sequence is MPGSDTALAVDRTYSDPERHRRFKTRVERHDMNTLSLPLNIRRGGSDTNLNFDVPDGGFEFHKVKLNVDSLKQKILKVTEQIKIEQTARDGNVAEYLKLVNSADKQQAGRIKQVFEKKNQKSAHSIAQLQKKLEQYHKKLKEIEQNGSSKSTKDTSKDSLKEIQHSLKDTHGKSRTTGQSNDSSKTGVPGVSLTPPVFVFSKSREFANLIRNKFGSADNIAHLKSSLDDFRPETTSRAYGGSATIVAKPKYTSDDECSSATSGSADSNGNQSFGHGGTNPLDSHGKLSILLEELREIKEAQSQLADDIENLKVQFKREYGFISQTLQEERYRYERLEDQLNDLTDLHQHETANLKQELASIEEKVAYQAYERSRDVQEALESCQTRVSKLELHQQEQQALQSETVNAKVLLGKCINVVLAFMTVILVCVSTIAKFIAPMMRSRFHIICTFFAVTLLAIVCKNWDHIICAIEKLIIPR, encoded by the exons gTTGAAAGACATGACATGAATACTCTCAGTTTGCCTCTCAATATTCGCCGGGGAGGTTCGGACACCAACCTCAACTTTGATGTACCTGATGGTGGGTTTGAGTTTCACAAAGTAAAACTCAATGTTGACAGTTTAAAGCAAAAGATTCTGAAAGTTACAGAGCAAATCAAAATAGAACAAACAGCTCGGGATGGGAATGTGGCAGAGTATTTGAAGCTGGTGAACAGTGCAGACAAACAACAAGCTGGACGAATTAAACAAGTCTTTGAAAAGAAGAaccaaaagtctgctcattcCATAGCCCAGCTGCAGAAGAAATTGGAACAGTATCACAAAAAGCTCAAGGAAATAGAACAAAATGGTTCCTCCAAAAGTACCAAGGATACTTCCAAAGACAGCCTGAAGGAAATCCAACACTCCTTAAAGGATACCCATGGGAAATCTCGTACCACTGGCCAAAGCAATGACAGCAGCAAAACAGGTGTTCCAGGTGTCTCCTTGACACCACCAGTGTTTGTTTTCAGTAAATCCAGAGAGTTTGCAAACCTGATCCGGAATAAGTTTGGTAGTGCTGACAATATCGCTCACCTAAAGAGCAGCTTAGATGACTTCAGGCCAGAAACTACTTCTAGGGCCTACGGTGGCAGTGCTACCATTGTGGCCAAGCCAAAATACACCAGTGATGATGAGTGCTCAAGTGCAACATCTGGCTCTGCAGACAGTAATGGAAACCAGTCCTTTGGCCATGGTGGGACAAATCCTCTAGACAGCCATGGAAAGCTTTCTATTCTCTTGGAGGAACTGCGGGAAATAAAGGAAGCACAATCCCAATTAGCAGATGACATTGAAAATTTGAAAGTACAGTTCAAAAGAGAGTATGGTTTCATTTCTCAAACACTGCAGGAGGAACGATACAG gtaTGAGCGATTAGAAGACCAGCTGAATGATCTAACAGACCTCCATCAGCATGAGACAGCCAACTTGAAACAAGAACTAGCTAGTATTGAAGAAAAGGTGGCATATCAGGCCTATGAAAGGTCACGAGATGTTCAG GAAGCTTTGGAATCTTGCCAAACACGGGTCTCTAAGCTGGAGCTCCACCAGCAAGAACAGCAAGCTCTGCAGTCAGAAACTGTTAATGCCAAAGTCCTACTGGGGAAATGTATAAATGTAGTCTTGGCCTTCATGACCGTAATCCTAGTGTGCGTCTCTACCATAGCAAAGTTTATAGCTCCTATGATGAGAAGCCGTTTCCATATTATTTGCACCTTTTTTGCAGTAACTCTTCTTGCAATTGTATGCAAAAACTGGGATCACATTATCTGTGCCATAGAAAAGTTGATCATACCACGATGA
- the TMCC3 gene encoding transmembrane and coiled-coil domain protein 3 isoform X4: protein MNTLSLPLNIRRGGSDTNLNFDVPDGGFEFHKVKLNVDSLKQKILKVTEQIKIEQTARDGNVAEYLKLVNSADKQQAGRIKQVFEKKNQKSAHSIAQLQKKLEQYHKKLKEIEQNGSSKSTKDTSKDSLKEIQHSLKDTHGKSRTTGQSNDSSKTGVPGVSLTPPVFVFSKSREFANLIRNKFGSADNIAHLKSSLDDFRPETTSRAYGGSATIVAKPKYTSDDECSSATSGSADSNGNQSFGHGGTNPLDSHGKLSILLEELREIKEAQSQLADDIENLKVQFKREYGFISQTLQEERYRYERLEDQLNDLTDLHQHETANLKQELASIEEKVAYQAYERSRDVQEALESCQTRVSKLELHQQEQQALQSETVNAKVLLGKCINVVLAFMTVILVCVSTIAKFIAPMMRSRFHIICTFFAVTLLAIVCKNWDHIICAIEKLIIPR from the exons ATGAATACTCTCAGTTTGCCTCTCAATATTCGCCGGGGAGGTTCGGACACCAACCTCAACTTTGATGTACCTGATGGTGGGTTTGAGTTTCACAAAGTAAAACTCAATGTTGACAGTTTAAAGCAAAAGATTCTGAAAGTTACAGAGCAAATCAAAATAGAACAAACAGCTCGGGATGGGAATGTGGCAGAGTATTTGAAGCTGGTGAACAGTGCAGACAAACAACAAGCTGGACGAATTAAACAAGTCTTTGAAAAGAAGAaccaaaagtctgctcattcCATAGCCCAGCTGCAGAAGAAATTGGAACAGTATCACAAAAAGCTCAAGGAAATAGAACAAAATGGTTCCTCCAAAAGTACCAAGGATACTTCCAAAGACAGCCTGAAGGAAATCCAACACTCCTTAAAGGATACCCATGGGAAATCTCGTACCACTGGCCAAAGCAATGACAGCAGCAAAACAGGTGTTCCAGGTGTCTCCTTGACACCACCAGTGTTTGTTTTCAGTAAATCCAGAGAGTTTGCAAACCTGATCCGGAATAAGTTTGGTAGTGCTGACAATATCGCTCACCTAAAGAGCAGCTTAGATGACTTCAGGCCAGAAACTACTTCTAGGGCCTACGGTGGCAGTGCTACCATTGTGGCCAAGCCAAAATACACCAGTGATGATGAGTGCTCAAGTGCAACATCTGGCTCTGCAGACAGTAATGGAAACCAGTCCTTTGGCCATGGTGGGACAAATCCTCTAGACAGCCATGGAAAGCTTTCTATTCTCTTGGAGGAACTGCGGGAAATAAAGGAAGCACAATCCCAATTAGCAGATGACATTGAAAATTTGAAAGTACAGTTCAAAAGAGAGTATGGTTTCATTTCTCAAACACTGCAGGAGGAACGATACAG gtaTGAGCGATTAGAAGACCAGCTGAATGATCTAACAGACCTCCATCAGCATGAGACAGCCAACTTGAAACAAGAACTAGCTAGTATTGAAGAAAAGGTGGCATATCAGGCCTATGAAAGGTCACGAGATGTTCAG GAAGCTTTGGAATCTTGCCAAACACGGGTCTCTAAGCTGGAGCTCCACCAGCAAGAACAGCAAGCTCTGCAGTCAGAAACTGTTAATGCCAAAGTCCTACTGGGGAAATGTATAAATGTAGTCTTGGCCTTCATGACCGTAATCCTAGTGTGCGTCTCTACCATAGCAAAGTTTATAGCTCCTATGATGAGAAGCCGTTTCCATATTATTTGCACCTTTTTTGCAGTAACTCTTCTTGCAATTGTATGCAAAAACTGGGATCACATTATCTGTGCCATAGAAAAGTTGATCATACCACGATGA